In Deltaproteobacteria bacterium, a single genomic region encodes these proteins:
- a CDS encoding porin family protein codes for MNQKILSVFIICTALVIWNPLSTLGQEKAPNYATLKIGQYSPTGDLDDLGFDSKVDLELLFGHYFNENFALEAGIGIFGSDREEGDLNVYFTAFALPVLTAKAVLPKKRFEFYGGGGIGYYQAKYDYNYFAIDIEESDTAFGYHVVAGFSYDFTPYWYLGLEGKQIWTDDFDFKVVKIDGDGRTLTFNVGLRW; via the coding sequence ATGAATCAAAAAATCTTATCTGTTTTTATCATATGTACGGCGCTGGTCATATGGAACCCCCTGTCAACATTAGGGCAAGAAAAAGCGCCTAATTATGCGACTTTGAAAATCGGCCAATATTCTCCGACGGGTGACCTTGATGATCTTGGTTTTGATAGTAAGGTAGACCTGGAGCTTCTCTTTGGCCATTACTTCAATGAAAACTTTGCACTTGAAGCCGGCATTGGTATTTTTGGTTCCGACAGGGAAGAAGGAGATCTGAATGTCTATTTCACGGCTTTTGCATTACCTGTGCTGACGGCGAAAGCAGTTCTTCCTAAAAAGAGGTTTGAATTTTATGGTGGAGGAGGGATAGGCTATTATCAAGCCAAGTATGATTATAATTACTTTGCCATTGATATTGAAGAGAGTGACACGGCATTTGGGTACCATGTTGTTGCAGGTTTTAGCTATGATTTTACTCCTTACTGGTACCTCGGGTTGGAGGGGAAACAGATCTGGACCGATGACTTTGATTTCAAGGTGGTTAAAATCGATGGTGATGGAAGAACTTTAACATTTAACGTGGGACTGCGCTGGTGA
- a CDS encoding 4Fe-4S binding protein has protein sequence MPSTDNALDIHPEACLHSLFKDYKKHPCLDSCPQNAIELRPLNINMDLCDGCGICASVCPADALSIKPAVSKNLIKKVSPKKEKKLTIHCSIVKGGSMEVPCLGMLDDRLLIGLMAQRGGDLELISGACDGCEKKPGGEIALQKLEGANNVMSLFGRKERAFIVPHKQLKNEAPKGYTRRGLFTSLGSGVSGFISNIAEVEDVEKWQRGTTTIKRKHLLELIESLGDAAVDAAAEGALPFHGKEISPLCDGCGGLWHCATFCPTGALSLSDKEKRNEVAILFEAGRCIDCKICEMVCNKEAIRRIPVTAEQLAHLSGKESLVSLEVGRCVECGSGTRTIEEKLCTDCAQRQRKMGWDIR, from the coding sequence ATGCCCTCAACAGATAATGCATTAGATATTCATCCCGAAGCATGCCTCCACTCCTTATTCAAGGATTACAAGAAACATCCCTGTCTCGATTCCTGTCCCCAAAATGCGATAGAACTGCGGCCCCTGAATATCAATATGGATCTTTGTGACGGCTGTGGTATCTGTGCAAGTGTTTGTCCTGCCGATGCGTTGAGCATAAAGCCGGCAGTTTCAAAAAATCTCATAAAAAAGGTTTCCCCCAAAAAGGAGAAAAAGCTGACCATTCACTGCTCTATCGTAAAAGGCGGCAGCATGGAAGTACCATGCCTTGGGATGTTGGACGATAGACTGCTTATAGGGCTTATGGCGCAAAGAGGAGGAGACCTTGAACTCATTTCAGGGGCCTGTGACGGTTGTGAGAAAAAACCGGGTGGGGAGATCGCTCTCCAAAAGCTGGAAGGGGCAAACAATGTTATGTCACTCTTCGGACGGAAGGAGAGAGCTTTCATCGTTCCCCATAAGCAGCTAAAAAATGAGGCCCCAAAGGGATATACCAGACGAGGGCTCTTTACCTCCCTTGGATCTGGAGTTTCAGGGTTTATATCGAATATTGCGGAGGTGGAAGATGTGGAGAAATGGCAGCGAGGGACGACAACAATTAAGAGGAAACACCTTTTAGAGCTTATCGAAAGTCTGGGAGACGCAGCAGTCGACGCTGCTGCAGAGGGAGCTCTGCCCTTTCATGGAAAAGAAATCAGCCCTTTATGTGATGGCTGTGGCGGTCTTTGGCACTGTGCAACTTTCTGCCCCACAGGCGCCCTCTCACTTTCTGATAAGGAAAAAAGGAATGAGGTTGCTATCCTTTTTGAGGCCGGAAGGTGTATTGATTGCAAAATATGTGAAATGGTTTGTAACAAAGAGGCCATCAGGAGGATCCCTGTGACCGCCGAACAGCTTGCCCATCTCTCGGGCAAAGAGTCTCTTGTCTCACTTGAGGTCGGCAGGTGTGTCGAGTGTGGTTCCGGGACAAGGACTATTGAGGAAAAGCTCTGCACTGATTGCGCTCAGAGACAAAGAAAAATGGGATGGGATATCCGATAA
- a CDS encoding tautomerase family protein, which produces MPLITIKTMKGSSKEAIEKTMKEINEVVAKNLGYDPAHVWVFVEEVEHDHFLAAGKTWEELKPLLYKEKKG; this is translated from the coding sequence ATGCCGTTGATAACAATAAAAACAATGAAGGGCAGTTCAAAAGAAGCCATTGAAAAAACCATGAAAGAGATCAATGAAGTCGTGGCAAAAAACCTTGGCTATGATCCTGCCCATGTCTGGGTTTTTGTAGAGGAAGTCGAGCATGATCACTTTCTCGCTGCCGGTAAAACATGGGAAGAGTTAAAGCCGCTGCTATACAAAGAAAAAAAGGGGTAG
- a CDS encoding sulfite exporter TauE/SafE family protein, whose protein sequence is MLEIEWVLSFLLLGSFVGFMAGLLGIGGGAIMVPVLTSIFLLQGVAAENVVHLALGTSMASIIVTSISSLRAHNAKGAVLWKVVRRMAAGIVTGSFLATFLASYLNSVYLAIFFALFMAYVSIQMFINKQPKPGREPAGPAGLFAAGSGIGAISALVSIGGGSLTVPYLTWQNVDVKKAIGTSAAIGLPISITATLGYLINGWASSAPQSLTFGFIYLPAALLISTASFFIAPYGAGLAHKLPVPLLKKVFSILLIILSIKMLFLVT, encoded by the coding sequence ATGTTAGAAATAGAGTGGGTACTGTCTTTTTTATTGCTCGGTTCTTTTGTCGGATTTATGGCGGGACTTTTGGGCATTGGCGGCGGCGCAATCATGGTACCGGTACTGACGTCCATATTCCTGCTTCAGGGCGTGGCTGCTGAAAATGTCGTGCATTTGGCTTTAGGCACATCGATGGCTTCTATCATCGTTACCTCAATTTCAAGCTTGCGCGCTCATAACGCAAAGGGGGCAGTCCTATGGAAAGTTGTCAGAAGAATGGCTGCCGGTATTGTGACAGGCTCTTTTCTCGCTACTTTTCTGGCTTCTTACTTAAACTCCGTCTATCTTGCAATCTTCTTTGCCCTGTTTATGGCTTATGTATCTATTCAAATGTTTATTAATAAACAACCAAAGCCGGGCAGGGAGCCGGCGGGACCGGCCGGATTATTTGCAGCCGGTTCGGGAATTGGAGCAATATCGGCATTGGTATCCATTGGAGGCGGCTCTTTAACCGTTCCCTATCTTACCTGGCAAAATGTCGATGTTAAAAAAGCAATCGGCACATCGGCAGCAATCGGTTTACCTATCTCAATTACAGCGACTCTGGGCTATCTGATCAATGGCTGGGCGAGTTCTGCTCCACAGAGTCTCACTTTTGGCTTCATATATTTGCCGGCTGCATTACTGATTTCAACAGCAAGCTTTTTTATAGCGCCTTATGGCGCCGGCTTGGCCCATAAGTTACCGGTACCCCTTTTGAAAAAAGTATTTTCTATACTGTTGATCATTCTGAGTATTAAAATGCTGTTTTTAGTCACATAA
- a CDS encoding rhodanese-like domain-containing protein: MIMIILRHITGRAAKAALPLLFFLMPAYSPVYAECRDIYVFNTEKLMKENAVLFIDVRQPYEYKDCHIPGSINIPSAEIENRVHEIEKDTKIIVYCKTAHRSGGACNFLDQKGFKEVYNLIGGIASWYNTGRVLEGKCEGKPHFQYDSKGNVVTPELKSPIEEPEIKGCK, from the coding sequence ATGATTATGATTATTTTACGTCATATTACAGGCAGAGCCGCTAAGGCGGCTTTGCCTCTTCTTTTCTTTCTCATGCCGGCATACAGTCCGGTCTATGCTGAGTGCAGGGATATTTATGTCTTTAACACGGAAAAATTAATGAAAGAGAATGCCGTCCTTTTTATTGATGTAAGGCAGCCTTATGAGTACAAAGACTGCCATATCCCGGGAAGCATAAACATCCCTTCAGCAGAGATTGAAAACCGGGTTCATGAAATTGAAAAAGACACGAAAATTATCGTCTACTGCAAGACTGCCCACAGGAGCGGTGGTGCTTGCAATTTTCTTGATCAAAAGGGCTTTAAAGAGGTCTACAACCTGATCGGAGGAATTGCCTCATGGTACAATACAGGCAGGGTGTTAGAGGGGAAGTGTGAAGGCAAACCCCATTTTCAGTATGACAGCAAGGGGAATGTGGTAACCCCCGAATTAAAATCGCCAATAGAAGAACCCGAGATAAAGGGCTGCAAATGA
- a CDS encoding VOC family protein, translating into MKAKSLSAAFTTNKVEESRDFYVKYFNAKVTFDCGWYVNLEFGNKTSTLQFMSPQQPEHQLSSGAGLIYNFSVENVDEEYEKLTKEGLAVIVPLEDHPWGDRGFAIQDPNGISLYIYSDREPSEEFKQYFK; encoded by the coding sequence ATGAAAGCAAAGTCATTATCAGCTGCCTTCACGACAAACAAGGTAGAAGAAAGCAGGGATTTCTATGTCAAATATTTTAATGCAAAAGTAACTTTTGATTGCGGATGGTACGTGAATCTGGAATTTGGCAACAAAACTTCAACATTACAATTTATGTCTCCGCAGCAACCGGAGCATCAACTTAGCAGCGGCGCCGGACTCATATATAACTTCTCAGTTGAGAATGTGGATGAGGAATATGAAAAACTGACTAAAGAAGGGTTGGCGGTCATTGTTCCTCTCGAAGATCATCCCTGGGGAGACAGAGGCTTCGCCATACAAGATCCAAACGGGATTTCCTTGTACATCTATTCTGATAGGGAGCCCAGTGAAGAATTCAAACAATATTTCAAGTAA
- a CDS encoding molecular chaperone TorD family protein, whose product MENAGGIEALKVRSNMYSLLSRVFIREVDKPFLHLLKDEESAEAFRDSGFSFCDDFTNKKNDDILDELAVEYAALFLISTGKELSPYESVQLSKEGQLCGEAASKSLAFYKSEGFDLPLENNFFPDHFAVELEFMAHLCKKETKARESNEEEIAESVRTRQVEFINAHLGRWYRNFLNTVEISTESPFYRGMSLLAREFLDSERESLSVKNAGVSSYEMSVL is encoded by the coding sequence TTGGAAAATGCAGGAGGTATAGAAGCGTTGAAGGTGAGGAGCAATATGTATTCACTGCTGTCAAGGGTCTTTATCAGAGAGGTTGATAAACCATTTCTCCATCTATTGAAAGATGAAGAAAGTGCAGAAGCCTTCAGGGACAGCGGCTTCAGCTTTTGTGATGATTTCACAAACAAAAAAAATGACGACATACTCGATGAGCTTGCTGTGGAATATGCTGCCCTTTTCTTAATATCTACGGGCAAAGAGCTCTCTCCCTATGAATCGGTACAACTGTCCAAAGAGGGACAGCTTTGCGGAGAGGCGGCATCAAAGAGTCTCGCATTTTACAAGTCGGAAGGGTTTGACCTCCCTCTGGAGAATAATTTCTTTCCCGACCACTTTGCAGTAGAGTTGGAGTTCATGGCCCATCTTTGCAAAAAAGAGACGAAAGCGCGTGAGAGCAATGAAGAAGAGATTGCCGAAAGTGTAAGAACGCGACAGGTAGAATTTATAAATGCCCACCTGGGCCGGTGGTATAGGAATTTCCTGAATACGGTAGAGATCAGCACGGAAAGTCCCTTTTACAGGGGAATGTCTCTGCTTGCCCGGGAGTTTCTTGATTCGGAAAGAGAGTCGCTTAGCGTAAAGAATGCCGGGGTAAGTTCTTATGAGATGTCTGTTCTGTGA
- a CDS encoding pyridoxamine 5'-phosphate oxidase family protein, whose protein sequence is MGQQYSEISDKIKQFIEDQKIFFVASAATDGRVNVSPKGMDSLRVFDKNRVLWLNVTGSSNETSTHIQENPRMTLMFAAFEGNPMILRLYGQAKVIHKNDVEWKALYALLHPIPGARQIFDLTIDLVQTSCGMAVPLFDYVGEREQLTNWAAQKGEEGIKAYWQEKNQLSIDGKATNIMSKNT, encoded by the coding sequence ATGGGACAGCAATATTCTGAAATTTCAGACAAAATAAAACAATTTATTGAAGATCAAAAAATTTTCTTCGTGGCATCGGCAGCCACCGACGGCAGAGTAAATGTGTCTCCCAAAGGAATGGATTCCTTGCGGGTTTTTGATAAAAACCGGGTTCTATGGCTAAACGTAACAGGCAGCAGCAATGAGACCTCCACTCATATCCAGGAAAATCCCCGAATGACTCTGATGTTTGCCGCTTTTGAGGGAAATCCCATGATTCTGCGTCTTTACGGACAGGCAAAGGTAATCCATAAAAATGATGTGGAGTGGAAAGCATTATATGCCTTGCTCCACCCCATTCCCGGCGCAAGGCAAATATTCGACCTCACCATAGACCTTGTTCAGACTTCCTGCGGTATGGCGGTGCCGCTCTTTGATTACGTGGGAGAGCGGGAGCAGTTGACCAATTGGGCTGCCCAAAAGGGGGAAGAAGGAATAAAAGCCTATTGGCAGGAGAAAAACCAGCTAAGCATTGACGGCAAAGCAACGAATATAATGAGTAAAAATACCTGA
- a CDS encoding DUF2164 domain-containing protein, protein MENIEFTKEEKEVITGKIQLYFDEELHQEIGRFDARFLLEFFTKEVGPYFYNRGLYDAQAIVERKMEDVSEAIYELEKITEFRR, encoded by the coding sequence ATGGAAAATATTGAATTTACAAAAGAAGAAAAAGAAGTAATTACCGGGAAAATCCAGCTTTATTTCGATGAAGAGCTCCATCAGGAAATTGGCCGCTTTGATGCCCGGTTTCTCCTGGAATTCTTTACGAAAGAAGTGGGCCCTTACTTTTATAACAGAGGCCTTTATGACGCTCAGGCCATCGTGGAACGCAAGATGGAGGATGTGTCTGAAGCGATTTATGAACTGGAGAAAATAACGGAATTTCGTCGATGA